The sequence TTTTGATTTCTTTGTCGCTTTCGTACTTGACGGTGCCTCGGCGTTCTCTACAGGTGCGGGTGTGGACGCGGGCGCAGGCGTAGAAGTAGATGCGGGCGCAACAACAGGTGTAGCTTGCTTGGGTTCGGGCGCCTGAGCTGGCTGAACAAACGAGACGGCCGGTGAATTCGTTGCGCTCGTCTTCAACTGCGCAGGCGGTAAAGGCGAGATACCGGCAGCAACTcctggtggcggcggcagaggagCAATGCCGACGTTGTTCTTgtctgcggctgcggctgcggctgcggcagaCGCATACTTGAGTCCCTCTCCCGCAGGCCTCGAGGGGATAGAAGCAGGCTTCATGGCAGGACTACCGCTACCCCCACTACCTATTGCTGATAGCGGAGTATGCAGCGTTGCCAGTGCCGGTAAGGGTGATTTGGACTGCACAGATTTCGTTCGCGTTGACGTGGTGGAGTCGGAGTCTTTGGCTGGTTTCCTCGGTTTGGCTGGCAGCTCGAAATCATGGGTGTCGTCTTGTATAGACTGAGTATCCTGAGACGAGTTCTTCTCGTTATCCTGGTTCATGCCGAAGAcaccttcctcctcctcaaggTCTAGATCGTCGTATATttcatcgtcgtccatgTAGTCCTCGTTCATGCCATCAGACACATAGTAGCGGATTTGCTCCTCTAGGCCGGTGACGTCGTCGGTATCGATGCCTCCATTCTCCAGCGTCCTTCGAATCAGCTCCAGTTTGCCCTGATGCCATTTGTGCTTCTCGATTATCCGGTCGATCTCGGCCATGCGGTTCTCCTGAACGATCTtgttctttcctttcttcatcGTAGCCTGTATGGACTCGTTCTCGGCTTCTAGGGTCTCGAtctgcagctccagctcatcaACCATGCTATTCAGGAAGTCGCAGGCTTCTACTTTGGCCTGCTCTTTGGGATCTAGTTTCGCAGCGGCTGAGAGGCCCGCTTGGGAGTATGCTTTCGTCTTCATGGCCTTTTCCACAGCCTTGAATTTCTCCATTTGCTAGAAGTCGGCGAAATGAAGTAGGTCAGTATGCGACTCTATACTAGGTATGCATCAATACCCAACGTTACTGGGGCCCACCAACAGTCTCAATCAGTTTGCGATGCTCCAATAAGGGAGCCTTGTCCTTGATGTCGTTGCTGGCGGCCCATGTCTTGATCTGGTCGCGCAGTCTTTGCAGCTTCTTGATTTCGCGCTTGAGGTTGTCTtcctgcttctccttctgggcCGGGTTATTTGACTGTTCAATCTTTTCGTAGATGGCCTCGAACTCGGCGACGCCTTCCGCCACCTTCTTGAAGCACTTGTCGACTTCTTGTTGTAGTTTCCTCGCCGCCATTTTGTCGGTagaggaggggagaaaagCCCGAGCGGCGTCCTTTCCGGTTGTGTTTGGGAGATTTGGTCGCCAACAGAGATGTCCGAGTTCGTTGTGCTTTGCACAAAGGGTACAATAAGATTTCGCCGGTGGCTTGATCCGTTTTCGTGGGGCAGCCTTTGTGACGGAAGGCTGTAGATGCGTGCGAGGCTCGGCTTCGACCACGTGATGGGCGCAGAGCTGCTGTGCACAGCAACAGAAGCGGCAGAGGCGGTCGTGTCGGGATCAACTCCAAAGCGCTGACCGGGGGTGTCTGTGGCGATAATCAGCTGGATTGAGCCTTTAAGGCGATGGACGTGCGAGATTGAAGTTGGTGAGGCCAGGTCGCGAGGCTGCACCGAGCTAACAGCAGGGCGGTACTTTGTGCTGTGCGATGATTAGCCGAGAAAGCAAAAACTGTGCATATGGCTATGGATGACCCGATATTAATtgatttaaaaataatcaATTACAAAAAATGCATTGCATAACTACAATtgagtctttttttattcctatTTGCATACTTGAATCAATCAGTCTATCATTATCGCATGGCTTTGGCTATCAAAGGATACTTTGGCAAGGTGGGATGTCTGATAAGTGGCTACGCCGTCTCTCACATGACACAGACTTTGCATGCGCGATTCATGGCATCTTTAGACTGATTGGATTGCCTTTGTCTGGCCAAGCCGATTAGATGTCGCCGGTCTCGGTACAAGATTCCCTTGCTCCTGTTATTTGATACATTTTCTCTCTGGGCTTTGGTTGATTTCAGTGGGTTGGCAGCAGGGCCACTGGGACAAGGGgtttcattctttctcttatCATCCTCTGCTGTTGTAATCAATCCATTCTTGGTGGAACAAGTGCCGGCACCGGCTATACGTTGCTCACAATGAAGGGTAGGCCAAACCTGCTACCCTCTATCTTCCCCCTCTGTGCTGTTATTGAAGGCCTTTTATGTACacaataaattattatagcatGGCAATAAGATCTAATATGGTTATCTTCATAAAGCAATCATTCAGCGCGTGCTTTCTGCGTCCGTGACGGTGGAAAAGCATCTGGTGTCATCCATTGGCCGTGGAGTGCTGGTATTTGCGGCCGTTGCGCCGGGAGacacagaaaaagaagccgATTCATTAGCGAACAAGGTTGTCAAGATGAAGCTTtgggatgacgaagacggtGGCCGGGTATGTGAGGCCTTTTGCCCAGGCTGTGAGACACTGCTGATGATTTGATTGGAGTGATAGTGGAAAAGGAGCGTCACAGACATTGAGGGCGAGGTGCTGTGCGGTGAGTAATATAATACGCACCACATATTCCCtacaaagatgaagatgctcaTGAGAGACGACTAGTATCACAATTTACTCTGCTAGCAAAAACCAAAAAGGGCACCAAGCCCGATTTCCATGGCGCAGCAAACCCCGAAGAAGCGAGCCGCCTGTACCATTACTTTGTACAAAAGGTCAAGGACCTCTATCTGGCGGATCGAGTCAAGGACGGCAAGTTTCAGGCCATGATGGAAGTTGCTCTTGTCAACGATGGGCCGGTAAGTCATTGCTTGATTTCGGGACTTTCTGATCATGCCAGAATGGTGCTGATACGATCGGTATTTGTGTGATACAGGTTACTTTGGAGCTCCAGGCCGGAGCTCCCGTGTCTGAAAGGTAGAGGGTGATACAGATGATGAGAATACGATGTGACGCATAGAGCGAATAGAATTGAGGGAAATTAGTCTATAGAAACAGCCATAGATTTACGCTTTGATACTTGGTTTTCAACTTGCTTCATCCCGGGTAGTCATTTTGCTGACGGCACTTTACTCCGAGTAGGGTGCTAGCAAGAGACGACTGGATACAATACTTGTAATTCATCTTGGAACGGAATTAAATGAGAAAAATAGTTCAAAGGCGGTATAGGAGCCATTCAGACATGATTGTGCCTTGAGGGCATGCATGCGTGATCCAACAATCCCTTTATTAGCAACGGCAGCATGGGAGCCGGATATGATATCAGAAGATATTACGACAGGTGGCCAGTCTGCTCACTCAGAAATGCGACTAAAGAATGCCCAGGGGCCCTGGTATGCATGTAGATATGCAATGGGGTGTTTGTTGCAGGATGGAATAGCTTAGGTAGCCCGTCGATAGCAACACATGCACGGCCTGCATGTACCCCGATGCAAATGCGTGACAGCGTTCATCATGCGCTGCGGCCCAGCGCCACCTGCTAGAAACTTCTACAGCAGCGGGGGGCTGGCCACTAACAGCACCTAGACCGGGCTCCACTGCAGAGCTTCCAATCTCAAAAAACAGAGCTTGGAGGGGCAGAATTActgatggaggggcagcgtGTAGAAACTGATGTCAGCTCGAATCTTGTGATTGATCAAGTTGGGCTGAAGCTCAGCACCAGCCCAAAGCACAGCCGCCTGATGCctttgagcttgagcttgtgcTTTGTGCTCATCTCAGTCGTGCCAGACATGGATCAGTAGCTAAAGATAGGTAGCCTGTAATAATAGCTTAGCATCCATTATATCACCAGTCTTAGTACGCACCTACCTAAGCAGCTTCCAGCATCAGGTCTTAGCTATCAACAGCGCTCAATTGACCTCCATTTGTTTCATTACCCTCGTCCCAcctggttcttcttcttcttcttcttcttctcttctcttctcttttcctttgttccaAGTTCCCTGCtctatcctcttcttcccaacCTCTTTGTCTCCCTTCCTCCAGCTCAGACACAGAGCGTCAACGCATTGACTTTCCATCGCTAGCCTGACCCCGCATCACTATATCGAGAGAAGCGGAAGGAATCTTCGCAGCCTTCTTCCGGCCAGGCCACGACTCGCCATCTTTTAGGCATCGCAAACTCTCCCCTCCActcatctcttctccttcattcCACTCTCCAGCGATCCAATTGATCTCGTCCACCATCCACCGCCCCCCGCCGACTtgatctctttctcttctctccgcgACCGTCACCATCATGGCTTCTGAAACCGAGACCAAGGCCACCCGGCCCCGTGTCTTCTTCGACATCACCCTGGGCGGCAAGCCTCTTGGCCGCATCAACATGGAGCTGTACTCTGATCTCGTTCCCAAGACCGTTGAGAACTTCCGTGCTCTCTGCACTGGCGAGAAGGGACTGGGCAAGTCGGGCAAGCCTCTGCACTACAAGGGCTCTTCCTTCCACCGCGTGATCAAGCAGTTTATGATCCAGGTTCGCAGAAATGGCGTTGGTTAGGCCGAATACGAGTGCTGACATTGCTAAATATAGGGTGGTGATTTCacagctggagatggcactGGCGGCGAGTCCATCTACGGAGCCAAGTTCGAGGACGAGGCCTTCCCCAGAAAGCACGACAAGCCATTCCTTCTGTCCATGGCAAACGCTGGCCCCAGTATGTCATATCCCAAGATCTATACCTCTTAGTCTCCCCAAATCTCCCCCCTA comes from Trichoderma asperellum chromosome 3, complete sequence and encodes:
- a CDS encoding uncharacterized protein (BUSCO:EOG092D4GR9), translating into MKAIIQRVLSASVTVEKHLVSSIGRGVLVFAAVAPGDTEKEADSLANKVVKMKLWDDEDGGRWKRSVTDIEGEVLCVSQFTLLAKTKKGTKPDFHGAANPEEASRLYHYFVQKVKDLYLADRVKDGKFQAMMEVALVNDGPVTLELQAGAPVSER